From the genome of Deltaproteobacteria bacterium, one region includes:
- a CDS encoding EthD domain-containing protein, whose protein sequence is MVKLVFCLRRLPHLTSEEFQQYWLERHGPLVRKHARAMRLKRYIQVHTFSDNPVNDQLRSGRGGPEAYDGVAELWWESFEDLAAAYSTPEAQKAAEELLEDERRFIDLEKSPLWYAQEHVIVMEN, encoded by the coding sequence TTACCCCATCTGACAAGCGAAGAATTTCAACAATACTGGCTCGAGCGCCACGGCCCGCTCGTGCGTAAACACGCCAGGGCCATGCGCCTCAAGCGTTACATTCAGGTCCATACCTTTTCGGATAATCCGGTCAACGACCAGTTGCGTTCTGGGCGCGGTGGGCCGGAAGCTTATGATGGCGTGGCTGAGCTCTGGTGGGAGAGTTTTGAAGACCTGGCCGCGGCTTACTCCACGCCTGAAGCTCAGAAGGCGGCCGAGGAGCTACTTGAGGATGAACGGCGTTTTATTGATCTTGAAAAGTCTCCTCTCTGGTATGCCCAGGAGCATGTCATTGTGATGGAGAATTGA